In one window of Leifsonia sp. NPDC080035 DNA:
- a CDS encoding cell wall-binding repeat-containing protein produces the protein MGLRGKSRWGRALTTVLVSITAVAGGLVAVAPAAVADDGDRAAAYYASVAKATEGRVATPEQENANTAAALAGGLHSLAASDADPSKFVAGNLVSDAVFFNGSAWSQTTIQNFLNGKVATCKATTGPACLKTYTVATTTKPANAQCGAYTSPGVPENAASIVSKVAVACGINPVVLLVMMQKEQGLVTSSAPTQRMYDFATGWNCPDSTGCDSSTGSTGLFNQVYGAAWQFKRYGVSSSFNWYPVRAMSGILYSSTNASCGKKQVVIQNKATAALYYYTPYTPNAASLANYPGEGDGCSEYGIRNFWMMLNSWYGSSTAGSPALTSRISGSERFATAIAISQAAYPTPGTGIPVAFIANGLTFPDALAAAPAAAAMGGPLLLTTTTSVPANILTELTRLKPARIIVAGGVGVANDNVVKQLAAVNGGTPVERLSDTNREGTSRVIAARAFPTAPIAYVASSLDFPDALSAGAAKRPVILVNGATPDSGTLATLRALKVTTVKIAGGTGVVSASFEAGLKSAGFSVLRVSGADRYQTSLAVSKDAFPSATGTTLLASGSTFPDALAGAAYAGKAGAPLLVVRVGCVLPGAANLALRSASIRLLGGTGALGTTVGDLAVCP, from the coding sequence ATGGGACTCAGGGGAAAGTCGCGCTGGGGGCGCGCGCTCACGACCGTTCTCGTCTCGATCACGGCGGTCGCCGGCGGCCTGGTTGCGGTCGCCCCCGCTGCCGTCGCCGACGACGGCGATCGGGCCGCGGCCTACTACGCGTCGGTCGCCAAGGCCACCGAGGGCCGGGTGGCGACGCCCGAGCAGGAGAACGCGAACACGGCCGCGGCTCTGGCGGGAGGGCTGCACAGCCTCGCGGCGTCGGACGCCGACCCGTCGAAGTTCGTGGCGGGCAACCTCGTCAGCGATGCGGTGTTCTTCAACGGCTCCGCCTGGAGCCAGACGACGATCCAGAACTTCCTGAACGGGAAGGTCGCGACCTGCAAGGCGACGACCGGTCCCGCCTGCCTGAAGACCTACACCGTCGCGACGACGACCAAGCCGGCGAACGCGCAGTGCGGGGCGTACACGTCCCCCGGTGTCCCCGAGAACGCCGCGAGCATCGTCTCGAAGGTCGCGGTGGCCTGCGGCATCAACCCGGTCGTCCTGCTCGTCATGATGCAGAAGGAGCAGGGACTCGTCACCTCGAGCGCTCCGACGCAGCGGATGTACGACTTCGCGACCGGCTGGAACTGCCCGGACTCGACCGGCTGCGACAGCAGCACGGGATCGACCGGCCTGTTCAACCAGGTGTACGGAGCGGCCTGGCAGTTCAAGCGCTACGGCGTCAGCAGCTCCTTCAACTGGTACCCGGTGCGCGCCATGTCCGGCATCCTCTACAGCAGCACCAACGCGTCGTGCGGCAAGAAGCAGGTGGTCATCCAGAACAAGGCGACCGCGGCGCTCTACTACTACACGCCGTACACGCCGAACGCCGCATCCCTCGCGAACTACCCCGGTGAGGGCGACGGCTGCTCCGAATACGGCATCCGGAACTTCTGGATGATGCTGAACTCCTGGTACGGATCGTCGACGGCGGGCAGCCCGGCGCTGACGAGCCGCATCTCCGGCTCGGAGCGCTTCGCGACCGCGATCGCCATCTCGCAGGCCGCGTATCCCACGCCGGGCACCGGCATCCCCGTCGCCTTCATCGCCAACGGGCTCACCTTCCCCGACGCGCTCGCCGCTGCGCCGGCGGCGGCCGCGATGGGAGGCCCGCTGCTGCTGACCACCACGACGTCCGTGCCGGCCAACATCCTGACGGAGCTCACCCGGCTGAAGCCGGCGCGGATCATCGTCGCCGGAGGTGTCGGCGTCGCGAACGACAACGTCGTCAAGCAGCTGGCGGCGGTCAACGGCGGGACGCCGGTCGAGCGCCTCTCCGACACCAACCGCGAGGGCACCTCCCGGGTCATCGCCGCGCGGGCGTTCCCGACGGCGCCGATCGCGTACGTGGCCTCGTCGCTCGACTTCCCGGACGCGCTCTCGGCCGGCGCCGCCAAGCGACCGGTCATCCTCGTCAACGGGGCGACGCCGGACTCGGGGACGCTGGCGACGCTGCGCGCGCTCAAGGTCACCACCGTGAAGATCGCGGGCGGCACCGGCGTGGTCTCCGCCTCGTTCGAGGCGGGACTGAAGTCGGCCGGCTTCTCCGTTCTCCGCGTCAGCGGCGCTGACCGGTACCAGACCAGCCTCGCCGTCTCGAAGGACGCCTTCCCGTCCGCGACGGGGACGACGCTCCTCGCCTCCGGCAGCACCTTCCCCGACGCGCTCGCGGGAGCCGCGTACGCGGGCAAGGCCGGCGCGCCGCTGCTGGTGGTCCGCGTCGGCTGCGTGCTCCCCGGGGCGGCGAACCTCGCGCTGCGCTCCGCGTCCATCCGGCTGCTTGGCGGCACCGGCGCCCTCGGGACGACGGTCGGCGATCTCGCGGTCTGCCCGTAG